The following coding sequences are from one Myxococcales bacterium window:
- a CDS encoding nucleoside permease, translating into MRIRFQLSVMMFLQFFIWGAWYVTLGTYLMQHGFSAVQTSSAYSTVAWGALVAPLFVGMVADRFFQAQKVLGCLHLAGAGLLVIASRVLAPSTLFWVLLAYALAYAPTLALVNTVAFGHMKDPTEEFPRVRVLGTVGWIVAGWVVGLLEWEATATPMRVAAGASALLGVYAFTLPVTPPRAAGQKVSLAAALGLDALALMKDRSFAVLVSSSLLISIPLSFYYNFTNAFLNELSIENAAGKMAFGQMSEVAFMLLLPLCLRHLGIKWVMLVGMLAWAARYVLFALGGQAVPPLMTALYLGILLHGVCYDFFFVSGQIYVDRKAPKALQASAQGFITLVTYGVGMLIGAKISGLVVDAHARTDAGGRITHDWTLWYLPALAAVVVAVLFGLAFKAEPRSAHSSKVPSPSI; encoded by the coding sequence ATGCGCATTCGGTTTCAGCTGTCAGTCATGATGTTCCTTCAGTTCTTCATCTGGGGGGCCTGGTACGTCACCCTGGGCACCTACCTGATGCAGCACGGTTTTTCGGCCGTGCAGACCAGCAGCGCCTACAGCACCGTGGCCTGGGGCGCGCTGGTGGCCCCGCTCTTCGTGGGCATGGTCGCAGATCGGTTCTTCCAGGCGCAGAAGGTACTGGGATGCTTGCACCTCGCCGGCGCCGGTTTGCTGGTGATCGCCTCACGCGTGCTTGCGCCTTCCACTTTGTTCTGGGTGCTCCTGGCCTACGCCTTGGCCTACGCCCCCACGCTCGCGCTGGTCAACACGGTGGCCTTCGGCCACATGAAGGATCCCACCGAGGAGTTTCCGCGCGTCCGTGTTCTTGGGACCGTGGGCTGGATCGTGGCGGGATGGGTGGTGGGGCTGCTCGAATGGGAAGCGACGGCCACTCCCATGAGGGTGGCCGCCGGGGCCTCCGCCTTGCTGGGCGTTTATGCCTTTACCTTGCCTGTTACACCCCCGCGGGCCGCCGGCCAAAAGGTTTCGCTCGCCGCCGCGCTCGGGCTCGATGCGCTGGCCTTGATGAAGGATCGCTCCTTCGCGGTGCTGGTGTCGAGCTCGTTGCTCATCTCGATTCCCCTCTCCTTCTACTACAACTTCACCAATGCCTTTTTGAACGAGCTCAGCATCGAAAACGCCGCGGGAAAAATGGCCTTCGGCCAGATGTCGGAGGTGGCCTTCATGCTGCTGCTCCCGCTCTGCCTCCGTCACCTGGGCATCAAGTGGGTGATGCTGGTGGGTATGCTGGCCTGGGCCGCGCGCTACGTGCTCTTTGCGCTCGGCGGACAGGCGGTGCCGCCCCTCATGACCGCGCTTTATCTCGGCATCCTTCTGCACGGTGTCTGCTACGACTTCTTCTTCGTCAGTGGTCAGATCTACGTGGATCGCAAGGCGCCAAAGGCCCTTCAAGCCAGCGCGCAGGGCTTCATCACCCTCGTCACGTACGGCGTGGGCATGTTGATCGGCGCCAAGATCTCGGGTTTGGTGGTGGACGCCCACGCCCGCACCGATGCGGGGGGGCGCATCACTCATGACTGGACCCTCTGGTACCTCCCTGCCCTTGCTGCCGTTGTGGTGGCGGTCCTCTTCGGGCTGGCATTCAAGGCAGAGCCACGCTCGGCACACAGCTCCAAGGTGCCATCGCCTTCGATCTGA
- a CDS encoding PilZ domain-containing protein gives MEKGPGVRDRRVDINIEFDALGKLLSEYVTNVSRSGAFIHTRDAWPVGTRLRLRFTVLAEDPEILEGAATVVRVSEAPPGMGVVFMDLTPASRALIARLVSRGTPRRPRAPG, from the coding sequence ATGGAGAAGGGGCCCGGGGTGCGCGATCGGCGGGTCGACATCAACATCGAGTTCGACGCGCTGGGTAAGCTCCTGTCGGAGTACGTGACCAACGTGTCTCGCTCGGGCGCCTTCATTCACACGCGCGACGCCTGGCCCGTGGGCACCCGGTTGCGGTTGCGCTTCACGGTGCTTGCGGAGGATCCCGAGATCCTCGAAGGGGCCGCCACCGTGGTGCGCGTGTCAGAGGCCCCACCGGGCATGGGCGTGGTTTTCATGGACCTCACCCCGGCTTCACGGGCTCTCATTGCCCGGCTGGTGTCCCGGGGGACGCCCCGTCGACCCCGGGCGCCTGGCTGA
- a CDS encoding carbonic anhydrase, producing the protein MLSYTRRAEMASRQEPFAIVLGCSDSRVPLEMVFDQGLGDLFVIRVAGNIVAPSQVGSVEFAASRFGSRLVVVLGHTQCGAISATLEELEGAEPSASRNLRSIVDRVRPALEPLVESELAADREALLHLAVRANVRMAANQLRHGSALLEQLAQDGLTVVGAEYDLATGEVEFFDGPVHGSSSAASRP; encoded by the coding sequence ATGCTGAGCTACACCCGGCGCGCCGAGATGGCCTCGCGCCAGGAGCCTTTCGCCATCGTGCTCGGCTGCTCGGACTCTCGCGTGCCGTTGGAGATGGTGTTCGATCAGGGCCTGGGTGACCTGTTCGTGATTCGCGTGGCGGGCAACATCGTGGCCCCCTCCCAGGTGGGCAGCGTGGAGTTCGCGGCGAGCCGCTTTGGCAGTCGTCTCGTGGTGGTGCTGGGCCACACGCAGTGCGGGGCCATCAGCGCCACCCTGGAAGAGCTGGAAGGCGCGGAGCCCTCGGCTTCGCGGAACCTGCGGTCCATCGTGGACCGGGTCAGACCCGCCTTGGAGCCACTCGTGGAATCGGAACTCGCTGCCGACCGTGAGGCCCTGCTTCACCTCGCCGTCCGCGCCAACGTGCGCATGGCGGCCAACCAATTGCGCCACGGTTCGGCCCTGCTCGAGCAGCTCGCGCAGGACGGCCTCACGGTGGTGGGCGCCGAGTACGATCTGGCGACGGGTGAGGTGGAGTTCTTCGACGGGCCCGTCCACGGCAGCTCGTCGGCCGCCTCAAGGCCCTAA
- a CDS encoding molybdenum cofactor biosynthesis protein MoaE: MNLVTSVRQCKISIALGFLGFSCGHFVDTRAVWSVGLLRPALVKVQVLYFAVLRERVRLDEEQLDVAEGLSVEDLLAALAHRHPALVGLLPHLSVAVNRKVVPRATRLRADDEVALLPPVAGGADPRRVAIETHPLSLDEVVAAVQSPGQGGLVTFTGTVRDHGHHAQVVRLEYEAFVPMAIQVMTALADEVQAEWPGTRVAVHHRLGALGVGELAVVIAVSAPHRAEAFDACRAVIDRLKERVPIWKKEIGADGATWVGLGP; encoded by the coding sequence ATGAATCTAGTCACCTCGGTCCGTCAATGCAAAATTTCTATCGCACTAGGATTCCTTGGTTTTTCCTGTGGACACTTTGTGGACACGCGTGCCGTTTGGAGCGTGGGTCTGCTAAGACCCGCCCTCGTGAAGGTCCAGGTCTTGTATTTCGCGGTGTTGCGCGAGCGCGTGCGGCTCGATGAAGAGCAGCTCGACGTCGCCGAAGGGCTGTCGGTCGAAGACCTTCTGGCCGCACTCGCGCACCGGCATCCGGCCCTCGTCGGGCTTCTGCCCCACCTTTCGGTGGCCGTGAACCGTAAGGTCGTGCCGCGCGCCACCCGCCTGCGGGCCGACGACGAAGTGGCGCTGCTGCCGCCGGTCGCCGGAGGCGCCGATCCCCGCCGGGTGGCGATCGAGACGCACCCCCTGTCACTTGACGAGGTGGTCGCAGCCGTTCAAAGCCCCGGGCAGGGGGGGCTGGTCACCTTCACGGGCACGGTGCGCGACCACGGCCACCACGCGCAGGTGGTGAGACTCGAGTACGAGGCCTTCGTGCCCATGGCGATCCAGGTGATGACGGCACTGGCCGACGAGGTCCAGGCCGAGTGGCCGGGGACACGCGTGGCCGTTCACCACCGCCTCGGCGCCCTGGGCGTGGGAGAGTTGGCCGTGGTGATCGCCGTGTCGGCCCCTCATCGCGCCGAGGCCTTCGACGCCTGCCGGGCCGTCATCGACCGCCTCAAAGAGCGCGTGCCGATCTGGAAAAAAGAGATCGGCGCCGACGGCGCAACGTGGGTGGGCTTAGGGCCTTGA
- a CDS encoding RNA methyltransferase, giving the protein MPPTLHPFFVTCEPGAEGALRRELVNLRIRGPKGARAGVFFRGTFEEGMRICLHARTAMRVLLELAAFDASSAESLYEAVYELPWQDHLGADHTFAVRAQVSGSAAFTNSQFAALKAKDAIVDRLRVQLGRRPNVDPRDPDLQVALHVNGTQGRLFLDLAGAPLHRRGYRVSMTEAPLKETLAASVLALGNVSPEAPFLDPMAGSGTLAIEHALRARHKAPGLDRSFGFERWPSLTMRSEWTSMKEAARAAVLPRAPAPIWVRDHDPAALEALRENAAAAGVLGDLQVETAALSRLTAPAPQGTLCTNPPYGERLDRGTSGHDDVARDLALALHRVWGWAAVVLVPDPLFARTLTVRPAFSHRLWNGGLEVRLMRFELGTAAATDDRKARDS; this is encoded by the coding sequence GTGCCGCCCACGCTCCATCCCTTTTTCGTCACCTGCGAGCCCGGCGCCGAGGGTGCCCTGCGGCGTGAGCTCGTCAACCTCCGCATCCGCGGGCCCAAGGGCGCACGCGCAGGTGTGTTCTTTCGCGGGACCTTCGAGGAGGGCATGCGCATTTGTTTGCATGCCCGTACGGCCATGCGGGTGCTGCTCGAGCTCGCGGCCTTCGACGCCTCGTCGGCCGAGTCCCTCTACGAAGCGGTGTACGAGCTTCCCTGGCAGGACCACCTGGGAGCGGACCACACCTTCGCGGTGCGTGCGCAGGTCAGCGGCTCGGCCGCCTTCACGAACTCACAGTTTGCGGCGCTCAAGGCCAAGGATGCGATCGTCGATAGGCTGCGGGTGCAGCTCGGCCGGCGCCCGAACGTCGATCCCCGCGACCCGGACCTTCAAGTGGCCTTGCACGTCAATGGCACGCAGGGCCGCCTGTTTTTGGATCTCGCGGGCGCACCCCTGCATCGGCGCGGCTACCGCGTGTCCATGACCGAAGCGCCCCTGAAAGAGACCCTCGCGGCCTCGGTGCTGGCCCTCGGCAACGTGAGCCCCGAGGCGCCCTTCCTGGATCCCATGGCGGGCTCCGGCACCCTGGCGATCGAACACGCGCTGAGGGCACGCCACAAGGCCCCAGGACTGGATCGCAGCTTCGGCTTCGAGCGCTGGCCCTCGCTCACGATGCGCAGTGAGTGGACGAGCATGAAAGAGGCAGCCCGCGCCGCCGTGTTGCCTCGTGCGCCCGCGCCCATCTGGGTGCGTGACCACGACCCCGCAGCCCTCGAGGCGTTACGCGAGAACGCGGCCGCTGCCGGCGTGCTGGGCGATCTACAAGTCGAAACGGCTGCTCTGTCGCGCCTCACCGCCCCAGCCCCGCAGGGGACCCTCTGCACCAACCCACCTTACGGCGAGCGGCTGGACCGAGGGACGAGCGGGCACGATGACGTAGCCCGCGACCTTGCTCTTGCGCTGCACCGGGTCTGGGGGTGGGCCGCCGTGGTGCTCGTTCCCGACCCGCTCTTCGCCCGCACGCTCACGGTGCGCCCCGCGTTCTCGCACCGCCTTTGGAACGGAGGGCTCGAGGTCCGCTTGATGCGCTTCGAGCTTGGTACGGCCGCCGCTACTGACGATCGAAAAGCACGGGATAGCTGA
- the atpC gene encoding ATP synthase F1 subunit epsilon: MRLSITTPRGSLIDTEVDEVIAPGSLGEFGILPGHIPFLSALRPGVLTYRTREGERVFAVSDGLLEVAQTPKGEQVLVLVAQATRSSGINREAAAGELAETEKQLTDWKGDFGGDHQALQLRRAWAEARVNAAARSASQA, encoded by the coding sequence ATGCGCCTTTCCATCACCACACCCCGCGGCTCCCTCATCGACACGGAGGTCGATGAGGTGATCGCGCCGGGTTCCCTCGGCGAGTTCGGCATCTTGCCGGGTCACATTCCCTTCCTCTCCGCCCTGCGTCCGGGCGTGCTGACCTACCGGACGCGGGAGGGTGAACGAGTGTTCGCCGTGAGCGACGGGCTGCTCGAGGTGGCTCAAACGCCCAAGGGCGAGCAGGTCCTGGTTCTCGTGGCCCAGGCCACGCGGTCGAGCGGAATCAACCGCGAGGCGGCCGCGGGAGAGCTCGCGGAGACTGAAAAACAGCTGACTGACTGGAAGGGCGACTTTGGTGGTGATCACCAAGCTCTGCAGCTGCGCCGCGCGTGGGCCGAGGCCCGCGTGAACGCTGCGGCCCGCTCTGCCTCACAGGCCTGA
- the atpD gene encoding F0F1 ATP synthase subunit beta, producing the protein MQTNQSGKIVQVIGPVVDVAFESIDLPEINTALTITNPSIDATADNLVVEVAQHLGERTVRCIAMDTTDGLVRGMDVRNTGGPIAMPVGREILGRILNVVGRPVDEAGPVKATKTLPIHRPAPAFVNQSVKVEMFETGIKVIDLLAPYRRGGKIGLFGGAGVGKTVTMLELINNVAKKHGGFSVFGGVGERTREGRDLYNEMSESKLSDGSSVLSKTALVYGQMNEPPGARARVALSALTAAEYFRDEEGQDVLLFIDNIFRFTQAGSEVSALLGRIPSAVGYQPTLATEMGGLQERITSTDKGSITSVQAIYVPADDLTDPAPATAFAHLDATTVLSRQISELGIYPAVDPLDSTSTILTQAVVGEEHYRVARQVQQILQRYKELQDIIAILGMDELSEDDRLTVSRARKIQKFLSQPFFVAEAFTGAPGKYVEVKDTVRSFKEIVDGKCDDLPEQAFYMQGAIEDVRERAAQMAKES; encoded by the coding sequence ATGCAGACGAACCAGAGTGGAAAGATTGTTCAGGTCATCGGACCGGTGGTCGACGTGGCCTTCGAGTCCATCGACCTGCCCGAGATCAACACGGCGCTCACGATCACGAACCCGTCGATCGACGCAACGGCAGACAACCTCGTGGTCGAGGTCGCCCAGCACCTGGGTGAGCGCACGGTTCGCTGCATCGCCATGGACACCACCGACGGATTGGTCCGCGGCATGGACGTCCGCAACACAGGTGGCCCCATCGCGATGCCCGTGGGCCGCGAAATCCTGGGGCGTATTCTGAATGTCGTCGGTCGCCCCGTGGACGAAGCAGGCCCCGTCAAGGCCACGAAGACGCTGCCCATCCACCGCCCCGCGCCCGCCTTCGTGAACCAATCGGTCAAGGTAGAGATGTTCGAGACGGGCATCAAGGTCATCGACCTTCTCGCTCCTTACCGTCGCGGCGGCAAGATCGGCCTGTTCGGTGGCGCCGGCGTCGGCAAGACCGTCACCATGCTCGAGCTCATCAACAACGTGGCCAAAAAGCACGGTGGCTTCTCTGTCTTCGGCGGCGTGGGCGAGCGCACCCGCGAAGGCCGCGACCTCTACAACGAGATGTCCGAATCCAAGCTCTCTGACGGCAGCTCCGTGCTCTCGAAGACGGCGCTGGTCTACGGGCAGATGAACGAGCCCCCGGGCGCACGCGCGCGCGTCGCCCTCTCGGCGCTCACCGCGGCCGAGTACTTCCGCGACGAAGAGGGCCAGGACGTTCTTCTCTTCATCGACAACATCTTTCGCTTCACCCAGGCCGGCTCCGAGGTGTCCGCGCTCCTCGGCCGCATCCCCTCCGCGGTGGGTTACCAGCCCACCCTCGCCACCGAAATGGGTGGCCTGCAGGAGCGCATCACCTCGACCGACAAGGGCTCGATCACCTCGGTGCAAGCCATCTACGTGCCCGCCGACGACTTGACCGATCCCGCGCCCGCCACGGCCTTCGCCCACCTCGACGCGACCACGGTGCTTTCGCGCCAGATCTCCGAGCTCGGGATCTACCCTGCCGTGGATCCGCTCGACTCGACCAGCACCATCTTGACCCAGGCCGTCGTGGGGGAAGAGCACTACCGGGTGGCGCGCCAGGTGCAGCAGATCTTGCAGCGATACAAGGAGCTTCAGGACATCATCGCGATCTTGGGTATGGACGAGCTGTCGGAAGATGATCGGCTGACGGTGTCCCGCGCGCGCAAGATCCAAAAGTTCCTGTCGCAGCCCTTCTTCGTGGCCGAAGCGTTCACCGGAGCCCCCGGAAAGTACGTGGAGGTCAAGGACACCGTGCGGAGCTTCAAGGAGATCGTCGACGGCAAGTGCGACGACCTGCCCGAGCAGGCGTTCTACATGCAGGGCGCTATCGAGGACGTCCGCGAGCGCGCCGCCCAGATGGCCAAAGAAAGCTGA
- the atpG gene encoding ATP synthase F1 subunit gamma, with protein MPSLKAVRRRIASVKSTQKITRAMKLVAAAKLRRAQDDIVAARPYAHALAEAVAQVALRAGSASHPMLQRREQRRLALIVLTSDRGLCGGFNATVCRAAVRFMEEQKASGQVDEFKLFVVGRKGRDFFRRRGYTPAAQLPAAAGEAALARAKELGLSVTDDFLNDRIDGVRIVYNEFKSAVSQKVAIETLLPVDLSEFPEESLIDFTYEPSKDELLSTMMPLYLESRIHRALLESVASEFGARMTAMESATNNAKAAIERLTLEYNRARQAAITKELMEIVGGAEALNG; from the coding sequence ATGCCTTCCCTCAAAGCCGTCCGCCGCCGGATCGCCTCGGTCAAGTCGACCCAGAAGATCACGCGCGCCATGAAGCTGGTGGCGGCGGCCAAACTCCGCCGCGCGCAGGACGACATCGTCGCCGCGCGCCCCTACGCCCACGCCTTGGCCGAGGCCGTGGCGCAGGTGGCCCTGCGGGCCGGAAGCGCCTCTCACCCCATGCTCCAGCGTCGCGAGCAGCGCCGCTTGGCGCTCATCGTGCTCACGTCCGACCGCGGTCTATGCGGCGGCTTCAATGCCACGGTCTGCCGAGCGGCCGTACGCTTCATGGAAGAGCAAAAGGCTTCGGGCCAAGTGGACGAGTTCAAGCTCTTCGTCGTGGGCCGCAAGGGTCGTGACTTCTTTCGGAGACGCGGCTACACGCCGGCGGCCCAGCTTCCTGCGGCCGCGGGTGAAGCAGCCCTTGCGCGCGCCAAGGAGCTTGGCCTCAGTGTCACGGACGACTTCCTCAACGACCGCATCGACGGCGTCCGGATCGTCTACAACGAGTTCAAATCGGCGGTGTCGCAGAAAGTGGCCATCGAAACCCTGCTTCCCGTCGACCTGAGCGAGTTCCCCGAAGAGAGCCTCATCGACTTTACCTACGAGCCGTCGAAGGACGAGCTGCTCTCGACCATGATGCCGCTTTACCTCGAGTCGCGCATTCACCGTGCGTTGCTCGAGTCTGTGGCATCGGAGTTTGGGGCCCGCATGACCGCGATGGAGAGCGCCACCAACAACGCCAAGGCGGCCATCGAACGCCTGACGCTCGAATACAACCGCGCACGCCAGGCGGCCATCACCAAAGAGCTGATGGAAATCGTAGGTGGCGCAGAAGCTTTGAACGGATAA
- the atpA gene encoding F0F1 ATP synthase subunit alpha: MQIRAEEISQIIRKEIENFDQKVEVTETGTVLETGDGIARVYGLENAMAGELLDFGHGVVGLVLNLEEDNVGCALLGEFQKIREGATVKRTGKIAQVPVGDALIGRVVNALGEPIDGKGPLDTKEFRKIELKAPGVIARKPVHEPMQTGLKAIDAMIPIGRGQRELIIGDRQTGKTAVAIDTIINQKGQDVHCFYVAIGQKQSTVASVVEKLREHGAMAYTTIIAATASESAPLQFLAPYTGVAMAEYYRDSGRHGLIVYDDLSKQAVAYRQLSLLLRRPPGREAYPGDVFYLHSRLLERACKVSDELGAGSLTALPIIETQAGDVSAYIPTNVISITDGQIYLESDLFYSGQRPALNVGISVSRVGGAAQIAAMKKVAGKLRLELAQYRELAAFAQFGSDLDKATQQQLNRGARLTELLKQGQYEPLPVERQVLIIFAATNGYVDALPVSVVRRYESELYAFVDSSHPQLWTDLREKGKNGKQYDELVQAMRKVLGEFGKQFAPDLKA, encoded by the coding sequence ATGCAAATTCGCGCCGAAGAGATAAGCCAGATCATCCGCAAAGAGATCGAGAACTTCGACCAAAAGGTCGAGGTGACCGAAACCGGCACGGTGCTGGAAACCGGTGACGGCATTGCCCGTGTCTACGGCCTGGAAAACGCCATGGCGGGCGAGCTGCTCGACTTCGGACACGGCGTGGTGGGCTTGGTTTTGAACCTCGAAGAGGACAACGTGGGCTGCGCCCTCCTCGGCGAGTTCCAGAAGATTCGAGAAGGCGCCACGGTCAAGCGCACGGGCAAGATCGCCCAGGTGCCCGTGGGTGACGCACTCATCGGCCGCGTGGTCAATGCGCTCGGCGAGCCGATCGACGGAAAGGGCCCGCTCGACACCAAAGAATTCCGCAAGATCGAGCTGAAGGCGCCGGGCGTGATCGCCCGTAAGCCGGTGCACGAGCCGATGCAAACGGGCCTGAAGGCCATCGACGCCATGATCCCGATCGGCCGCGGGCAGCGCGAGCTCATCATCGGTGACCGCCAGACCGGCAAGACCGCCGTGGCGATCGACACGATCATCAATCAAAAAGGCCAGGACGTTCACTGCTTCTACGTGGCCATCGGACAGAAGCAATCCACGGTAGCCTCGGTGGTGGAGAAGCTCCGCGAGCACGGCGCGATGGCCTACACCACCATCATCGCCGCCACGGCCTCCGAGTCCGCCCCGTTGCAGTTCCTCGCGCCCTATACGGGCGTAGCCATGGCGGAGTACTACCGCGACAGCGGCCGCCACGGCCTCATCGTTTATGACGATTTGTCGAAGCAGGCTGTTGCCTATCGTCAGCTCTCCCTGCTGCTGCGCCGCCCGCCCGGCCGCGAAGCTTATCCGGGCGACGTGTTTTACCTGCACAGCCGCCTCCTCGAGCGCGCCTGCAAGGTGTCGGACGAGCTTGGCGCTGGGTCACTCACCGCGTTGCCCATCATCGAGACGCAGGCGGGCGACGTTTCGGCGTACATCCCCACGAACGTCATCTCGATCACCGACGGTCAGATCTACCTCGAAAGCGATCTGTTCTACTCGGGCCAGCGTCCCGCGCTGAACGTGGGCATCTCGGTGTCTCGCGTCGGCGGCGCCGCCCAGATCGCCGCCATGAAGAAGGTGGCCGGCAAGCTCCGTCTCGAGCTGGCCCAGTACCGCGAACTCGCGGCCTTCGCTCAGTTCGGTTCGGACCTCGACAAGGCCACGCAGCAGCAGCTCAACCGCGGCGCCCGCCTCACCGAGTTGCTCAAGCAGGGTCAGTACGAGCCGCTGCCCGTCGAACGGCAGGTGCTCATCATTTTCGCCGCCACGAACGGCTACGTCGACGCCTTGCCGGTGTCGGTGGTGCGCCGCTACGAATCGGAGCTTTACGCCTTCGTCGACAGCAGCCACCCCCAGCTGTGGACCGACCTTCGTGAGAAGGGCAAAAACGGCAAACAATACGACGAGCTCGTGCAGGCCATGCGCAAGGTGCTCGGCGAGTTCGGCAAGCAGTTCGCCCCCGACCTCAAGGCCTAA
- the atpH gene encoding ATP synthase F1 subunit delta has product MAALAGSVSRRYARALFSLGCDNGQFEAYGRELGLLAEVFAGSEELRNAMANPVVKDSEKRAILDGILGALLPPVGASSEVRRFVRLLLERRRIIELPRVASAYQRLTDERLGRVRGRVVSATPLDSAALDEIRAALEARTGKQVLLETSVDPEILGGVVAHVGDLVLDGSLRSRLETLSRKILN; this is encoded by the coding sequence ATGGCCGCCCTGGCTGGATCGGTTTCGCGGCGCTACGCACGCGCCCTGTTCTCACTCGGATGTGACAACGGGCAGTTCGAGGCCTACGGCCGCGAGCTCGGCCTCTTGGCCGAGGTGTTCGCCGGCTCCGAGGAGCTCCGCAACGCCATGGCCAACCCCGTGGTGAAGGACTCCGAGAAACGCGCCATTTTGGACGGCATTTTGGGCGCCCTCTTGCCGCCCGTGGGGGCGAGCTCCGAGGTGCGGCGCTTCGTGCGGCTCTTGCTCGAGCGCAGGCGCATCATCGAGCTGCCTCGCGTGGCTTCGGCCTATCAGCGTCTTACCGACGAGCGTCTTGGTCGCGTCCGCGGACGCGTCGTTTCGGCGACCCCACTCGACAGTGCGGCCCTCGACGAAATCCGCGCCGCGCTCGAGGCGCGCACGGGCAAGCAGGTGCTGCTCGAGACCTCGGTGGATCCCGAAATCCTCGGGGGCGTGGTGGCGCACGTGGGTGATCTGGTGTTGGACGGGAGTCTGCGAAGCCGCCTCGAAACCCTCTCCCGCAAAATTTTGAACTAG
- a CDS encoding ATP synthase F0 subunit B — MSRIRNGATRAALLVLPVLVVTFPALAFGVESEGAEHHGGGHAIDGKTLALQLFNFGVLLFILVKYAGGALNKALGSRHEKMKVDLEEAERLRNDAEAKLKAQEVRLSNLEAEITQLRQSMKDSAEAERQRLVAAAEERAKRIEEETRFLLDQQVKQAELGFRAEVARAAARIAEDVLRRSINGADQQRLVSAFVSDVQAGSEKRSA, encoded by the coding sequence ATGAGCCGAATCCGAAACGGAGCGACGCGGGCGGCGCTTTTGGTGCTGCCCGTCCTGGTGGTCACGTTCCCGGCCCTCGCCTTCGGCGTCGAGTCCGAGGGGGCCGAACACCACGGTGGAGGCCACGCCATCGACGGCAAGACCCTGGCCTTGCAGCTCTTCAACTTCGGCGTGCTGCTCTTCATCCTCGTCAAGTACGCGGGCGGAGCGCTGAACAAAGCGCTCGGGTCCCGGCACGAAAAGATGAAGGTCGACCTGGAAGAGGCCGAGCGCCTGCGCAACGACGCCGAGGCCAAGCTGAAGGCCCAGGAGGTCCGGCTGTCGAACCTCGAGGCCGAGATCACCCAGCTGCGGCAGTCGATGAAAGACTCCGCCGAGGCCGAGAGGCAACGTCTGGTCGCGGCCGCAGAAGAGCGGGCCAAGCGCATCGAGGAAGAAACACGCTTCCTCCTCGATCAACAGGTCAAGCAAGCCGAGCTGGGCTTCAGGGCGGAAGTGGCACGCGCTGCCGCGCGGATCGCCGAAGACGTGTTGCGCCGTTCGATCAACGGCGCTGACCAACAGCGCCTCGTCAGCGCCTTCGTGAGCGACGTTCAGGCGGGCTCTGAAAAGAGGAGCGCCTGA